From the genome of Geothrix sp. 21YS21S-4, one region includes:
- a CDS encoding Mrp/NBP35 family ATP-binding protein: MSKISRAALFEALNAYVVPGTQATLAALKAVKGIDVTDGKVTVLLQLAESYRDRVAPMKEALEAVLAGQPGVTQAEIEIGWEKTAQVEFKNLIPGIKRCVVVGSGKGGVGKSTVTTNLAVAMAQQGLKVGLLDSDIYGPSIPMMLGLKESPLGTPEGQILPLEAFGVKVMSMGVLIEEDRPVIWRGAMLNKALQQFLKDVAWGDLDVLLIDLPPGTGDVQLTLIQNAQVDGAVIVSTPQDVAFLDAKKAIGMFGAVKVPILGVVENMSSFVCPGCGQETQIFGHGGVKAAAARMELPFLGEVPIDLAIREGGDSGRPLVAAHPDSPQTRAFQGMAETLKVALKL; the protein is encoded by the coding sequence ATGTCGAAGATCAGCCGCGCCGCTCTGTTCGAAGCCCTGAATGCCTATGTCGTCCCGGGAACCCAGGCCACCCTCGCCGCCCTCAAGGCCGTGAAGGGGATCGATGTGACGGACGGGAAGGTGACCGTCCTTCTCCAGTTGGCGGAGTCCTACCGGGACCGGGTCGCCCCCATGAAGGAGGCCCTGGAAGCTGTGCTCGCCGGCCAGCCCGGCGTGACCCAGGCCGAGATCGAGATCGGCTGGGAGAAGACGGCCCAGGTGGAGTTCAAGAACCTGATCCCGGGCATCAAGCGCTGCGTGGTGGTGGGTTCGGGCAAGGGCGGGGTGGGCAAGAGCACCGTCACCACCAACCTGGCCGTGGCCATGGCCCAGCAGGGGCTGAAGGTGGGCCTGCTGGATTCGGACATCTACGGCCCCTCCATTCCGATGATGCTGGGCCTCAAGGAGTCGCCCCTGGGCACGCCCGAGGGCCAGATCCTGCCCCTGGAGGCCTTCGGCGTGAAGGTGATGTCCATGGGCGTCCTGATCGAGGAGGACCGGCCCGTCATCTGGCGGGGCGCCATGCTCAACAAGGCCCTCCAGCAGTTCTTGAAGGACGTGGCCTGGGGCGACCTGGACGTGCTCCTGATCGACCTGCCGCCCGGCACGGGCGACGTCCAGCTCACCCTGATCCAGAACGCCCAGGTGGACGGCGCCGTCATCGTCAGCACGCCCCAGGACGTGGCCTTCCTCGACGCCAAGAAGGCCATCGGCATGTTCGGGGCGGTGAAGGTGCCGATCCTGGGCGTGGTCGAGAACATGAGCAGCTTCGTCTGCCCCGGCTGCGGGCAGGAGACCCAGATCTTCGGCCACGGAGGCGTGAAGGCCGCCGCGGCCCGAATGGAGCTGCCCTTCCTGGGCGAAGTGCCCATCGACCTGGCCATCCGCGAGGGCGGCGACTCCGGTCGGCCCCTGGTGGCCGCCCATCCGGACAGCCCCCAGACCCGCGCCTTCCAGGGGATGGCCGAAACGCTGAAGGTCGCCCTGAAGCTCTGA